In Gemmatimonadaceae bacterium, the following proteins share a genomic window:
- a CDS encoding arginase family protein, with protein MRVDLLSVPYDSGVRGARMGAGPERLMDSGLIDRLEHAGHEVVPCSICLPSQAFMPEVQAAFELDRRLATCVAEAVAVGALPVILSGNCFTSVGTVAGIGEPDLGVIWLDAHGDFNTPETTIGGFLDGMALATLTGRCWTSLAASVPGFVPVSERRVMLFGARDLDAREAAELIESEIEHLTPDAIGAGLADNLARRREHTREIYLHIDLDSLDPSEGKANSFAVAGGFSVVDVRSLVDEVARAFRIRAVALTAYDPSQDDGGRVCEAGIGLVVAAVNAVSRANDSSVR; from the coding sequence GTGCGCGTTGATCTTCTGAGTGTCCCGTACGACTCCGGGGTGCGAGGCGCACGGATGGGCGCCGGTCCGGAGCGGTTGATGGACTCCGGATTGATCGATCGACTGGAGCACGCGGGGCACGAAGTGGTGCCCTGCTCGATCTGCCTTCCGTCACAGGCGTTCATGCCGGAAGTGCAGGCCGCATTCGAGCTCGACCGGCGACTTGCGACGTGTGTTGCCGAAGCCGTTGCGGTGGGAGCGCTCCCGGTGATCCTGTCGGGGAATTGCTTTACATCGGTTGGCACGGTGGCGGGAATCGGTGAGCCCGATTTAGGCGTGATCTGGCTCGACGCACACGGGGACTTCAACACGCCGGAGACGACGATCGGCGGATTTCTCGACGGGATGGCGCTCGCGACGTTGACGGGCCGCTGCTGGACTTCGCTTGCGGCGAGCGTGCCGGGATTCGTGCCGGTATCCGAAAGGCGGGTGATGCTGTTTGGTGCGCGCGACCTCGATGCGCGGGAAGCAGCCGAGCTCATCGAAAGCGAGATCGAGCACCTGACGCCCGATGCGATTGGCGCGGGCCTCGCTGATAATCTCGCGCGTCGGCGGGAGCATACGCGCGAGATCTATCTACACATCGACCTCGACTCCCTCGATCCGTCGGAAGGGAAGGCAAACAGCTTCGCGGTCGCAGGTGGCTTCAGCGTTGTGGACGTGCGCAGTCTCGTGGACGAGGTGGCGCGTGCATTCCGCATTCGAGCCGTGGCGCTGACCGCGTACGATCCAAGTCAGGATGACGGCGGTCGTGTGTGTGAGGCGGGGATAGGTCTCGTCGTTGCAGCGGTGAACGCTGTCTCGCGTGCGAACGACTCGAGCGTTCGCTAG
- a CDS encoding multicopper oxidase domain-containing protein, with amino-acid sequence MRRKPFLIAFFLFPLLLILTVEPAGAQARLAKASVHAPPLAVVKANDNRKRAGELRNGVLTLQLVVGMARWYPESPTGPFVDVAAIAEEGKEPQIPAPLIRARTGTTIVATIRNTLADSTVYVRGLVERPAASLDSIPIPPGQSRTVRFVAGAPGTYFYMATPGIMKLRVRPGAEREQLGGAFVVDPEGGAPPDRIFVINIWGQPKDSTTYTNAVAINGRTWPFTERVLANVGDTLRWHVVNASLRNHPMHLHGFYFRVDARGTGRADTLYASAKRRLAVTEDLSPGHTMFMVWSPDRPGNWLFHCHITFHVVPGNARLTGKVASEHAAHSADAGAHMSGLVLGITVNQPGGVRPASRDRVRKLHLFINEGRRRGLAPRALGYVLQRDARIPALDSVEIPGSTLVLTRDEPTDITIINRLREATSIHWHGIELESYSDGVAGWSGNASLLAPTISPNDSFTARLTLPRAGTFMYHTHLNDVEQLTSGLFAPIIVLEPGQKFDPGTDHVFTAGWDGRRTPALITINGDSATGPPIEMAVGASHRFRFINIGPAVRLFFAIRRGADVVTWRGLAKDGADLPPALAVTGPAIRRLGVGEMYDAEFVAREPGEYVVTVGPPDNHLQYKRKIIVR; translated from the coding sequence GTGAGGCGGAAACCCTTCCTCATTGCATTTTTCCTTTTCCCGCTGCTGCTCATACTGACGGTTGAGCCCGCGGGTGCGCAGGCGCGGCTCGCCAAAGCATCGGTGCATGCTCCACCGCTCGCCGTCGTCAAGGCAAACGACAATCGGAAGCGGGCCGGTGAGCTCAGGAACGGTGTTCTGACCCTGCAGCTCGTCGTGGGAATGGCGCGCTGGTACCCTGAATCGCCGACGGGCCCGTTTGTCGACGTTGCCGCGATCGCCGAAGAAGGGAAGGAGCCGCAAATCCCCGCGCCGCTCATTCGCGCGCGTACCGGGACGACCATCGTTGCGACGATCCGGAACACTCTAGCGGATTCTACGGTCTACGTTCGCGGACTCGTCGAGCGACCCGCCGCTTCACTCGACAGCATTCCCATCCCTCCGGGCCAGTCACGAACCGTGCGCTTTGTTGCCGGCGCTCCTGGAACGTACTTCTACATGGCGACACCGGGAATAATGAAGCTACGAGTCCGGCCGGGTGCGGAGCGGGAGCAGCTGGGCGGCGCTTTCGTCGTCGACCCGGAGGGCGGGGCTCCTCCCGATCGCATCTTCGTCATCAACATATGGGGGCAGCCAAAAGATTCGACAACGTACACCAACGCTGTTGCAATAAACGGCAGGACGTGGCCGTTCACGGAGCGAGTATTGGCGAACGTGGGCGACACGCTCAGATGGCATGTGGTGAACGCGTCACTGCGGAATCACCCGATGCATCTGCATGGTTTTTATTTCCGCGTGGATGCGCGCGGCACCGGGCGGGCCGACACTCTCTACGCCTCCGCGAAGCGCCGGCTCGCTGTGACCGAAGATCTGAGTCCCGGTCACACGATGTTCATGGTCTGGAGCCCGGACCGGCCCGGCAACTGGCTCTTCCATTGTCATATCACCTTCCACGTTGTGCCGGGCAACGCGCGGCTGACAGGCAAGGTGGCAAGCGAACACGCGGCGCATTCCGCCGACGCCGGTGCGCACATGTCCGGTCTCGTCCTCGGCATCACTGTCAATCAGCCGGGTGGAGTACGGCCAGCGAGCCGGGACAGAGTCAGGAAGCTTCACCTCTTCATCAACGAGGGACGGCGGAGGGGCCTCGCTCCGCGCGCTCTCGGATATGTGCTGCAGAGGGACGCCCGCATTCCCGCTCTTGATTCGGTCGAGATTCCAGGATCGACATTAGTGTTGACGCGCGACGAGCCGACGGACATCACGATCATCAATCGTCTCCGCGAAGCCACATCGATTCACTGGCATGGCATCGAGCTGGAAAGCTACTCCGATGGCGTCGCGGGCTGGAGCGGCAACGCGAGTCTGCTCGCACCGACTATTTCGCCCAATGACTCATTTACCGCGCGGCTCACGCTGCCACGCGCGGGAACGTTCATGTATCACACTCACCTCAACGACGTCGAACAGCTGACCTCCGGGCTTTTTGCACCTATTATCGTCCTCGAGCCCGGCCAGAAATTTGATCCGGGCACCGACCATGTCTTCACGGCTGGATGGGACGGACGCAGAACTCCGGCCCTCATAACGATCAACGGTGATTCGGCAACCGGACCTCCAATCGAGATGGCCGTGGGCGCGTCCCACCGCTTCCGGTTCATCAACATCGGCCCCGCGGTGCGGCTGTTCTTTGCGATTCGGCGCGGCGCCGACGTCGTCACATGGCGAGGGCTCGCCAAGGATGGCGCTGACCTGCCGCCCGCCCTTGCCGTGACGGGCCCAGCTATTCGGAGGCTGGGAGTCGGCGAGATGTACGACGCGGAGTTCGTGGCGCGCGAGCCTGGCGAGTACGTCGTGACGGTGGGGCCGCCGGACAACCACCTGCAATACAAGCGAAAGATCATTGTCCGCTGA
- a CDS encoding UvrD-helicase domain-containing protein → MISAPKVSDNLAAYTPHVASPSQRAAIESNQGPVLVLAGPGAGKTYCLIERIRFLIEKHQIDPARICVFTFTNKAAGEIASRLEKYLGERAERVKRGTIHSFCAELLREFAEQVGLRPGFGIADEDYQLSVLHRIEGFRKYHSNTLTCFTAHRFHGDPLRDNDATLYMAYCDFLGKRNLVDFDMLVLKAAQLMRVDSVAAEVRARWDCILVDEFQDLNRAQYAIVRSLAFEHNNVFAVGDDEQSIFSWTGANPKVFTAFLNNFKLSVKAELGDNRRCPSEVMGFARRLLAHNTPLFGDRRHADALRSSPFQVHALTFDTDASEISWILADLSRDREANALEWGDFALLYCTHEIGYSAESGFLSAGVPCRMAQGRALSEDPVVRYLIAALRVILDPDDPLHKEAFLRVVLPKPLIDGSRAKADEENRPLLEHLEYTARRLPKEDSDRRKIWRGFFALQNLVALGSRHTEIRTLADEVLSQRVGEYRTVLEENHDELSDPAESEEVRKLAAKLESALDISQTVWLPRLGGVEIALKGILAGIGLTRVELGGLPPPEALPLDTSDAPELGLSLALFKAAQLNRSALFSNRFRDFTAVDLETTDKNVARAEIVEVAAVRVRNGRIVAEFHSLVKPRVPIGRGASRTHKLFEADVADAPYFEQIWEDFREFCGRDIIVAHNGYEFDFPILKRMSEALAGAPLCTYDTLVLARELHASSARLPDLARLYGIDTGGSHRALADTRCLAHVFLALGETKVARARKTALDTLLDYLGVALALCEEDSLCAEAVRLKTLTRLFPFGRYSKCLEFYGKERDNADDHSIPTLDDLIARLGGERLMDQVRADKTAGERYPAAMLRIGPLLDLVEGKPLAEQIGCFLERVTLSKTDGYEPERTRVNLLTLHSTKGLEFSRVYIVGAEDTQLLRKRDPTKRDIEEARRLLYVGMTRTKDRLVLTRVDERSGQPTGGHRFLDEMELAPCPPPLA, encoded by the coding sequence GTGATTTCGGCGCCCAAAGTCTCCGACAACCTCGCCGCTTATACCCCGCACGTCGCCTCCCCCTCGCAGCGGGCAGCGATAGAGTCCAACCAAGGCCCCGTGCTCGTTCTCGCCGGCCCCGGCGCCGGAAAAACCTACTGTCTCATCGAGCGAATTCGCTTCCTGATCGAAAAGCACCAGATCGATCCGGCCCGCATCTGCGTATTCACATTCACCAACAAAGCAGCCGGCGAGATCGCCTCGCGACTCGAGAAATACCTCGGCGAGCGCGCCGAGCGTGTGAAGCGCGGGACGATTCACTCGTTCTGCGCCGAGCTGCTGCGGGAGTTCGCGGAGCAGGTTGGCCTGCGGCCAGGATTCGGCATTGCCGATGAGGACTATCAGCTCTCCGTCCTCCATCGCATCGAGGGATTCCGGAAGTACCACAGCAACACGCTTACCTGCTTCACGGCTCATCGTTTTCACGGTGATCCGCTCCGTGATAACGATGCGACCTTGTACATGGCGTATTGCGATTTCCTCGGCAAGCGAAATCTCGTTGACTTCGACATGCTCGTGCTCAAGGCCGCACAGCTCATGCGAGTCGATTCCGTCGCTGCGGAAGTTCGCGCGCGCTGGGACTGTATTCTCGTTGACGAGTTCCAGGATCTGAATCGCGCTCAATACGCTATCGTCCGCTCTCTGGCCTTCGAGCACAATAATGTGTTTGCTGTCGGTGACGATGAGCAGTCGATCTTCTCGTGGACCGGCGCCAACCCGAAGGTCTTCACCGCATTCCTCAACAACTTCAAGCTCTCTGTGAAAGCAGAGCTTGGCGATAACCGTCGTTGCCCGAGCGAAGTAATGGGATTCGCGCGGAGGCTGCTGGCGCACAATACTCCGCTTTTCGGCGATCGCAGGCATGCAGACGCACTTCGCAGCTCGCCGTTCCAGGTCCATGCGCTGACCTTCGATACGGATGCGTCAGAGATTTCGTGGATACTCGCAGACCTCAGCCGGGACCGCGAAGCGAACGCGCTGGAATGGGGAGACTTCGCCCTGCTCTATTGCACGCACGAGATCGGTTACTCAGCGGAGTCAGGCTTTCTGTCAGCCGGCGTCCCGTGCCGCATGGCGCAGGGCCGCGCACTCTCCGAGGACCCGGTTGTGCGCTATCTCATCGCTGCGCTCCGGGTCATCCTCGACCCTGACGATCCATTGCACAAGGAGGCTTTTCTTCGAGTCGTCCTTCCGAAACCGCTCATTGACGGTTCACGGGCTAAAGCTGATGAAGAGAACAGGCCGTTGCTCGAACATCTGGAGTACACAGCTCGAAGGCTTCCCAAGGAGGACAGCGACCGCCGCAAGATCTGGCGAGGGTTTTTTGCGCTGCAGAACCTTGTCGCCCTCGGTTCCCGGCATACAGAGATTCGCACGCTTGCGGATGAGGTTCTCTCACAGCGCGTGGGTGAGTATCGGACTGTTCTCGAGGAGAATCACGACGAGCTTTCCGATCCAGCCGAGAGCGAAGAGGTCAGGAAGCTTGCTGCAAAGTTAGAGTCAGCGCTCGATATCTCTCAGACAGTATGGCTGCCCAGGCTGGGGGGAGTGGAGATCGCTCTAAAGGGAATTCTTGCGGGGATCGGGTTAACCCGGGTAGAGCTTGGTGGGCTCCCTCCCCCCGAGGCGCTACCGCTCGACACTTCAGACGCGCCAGAACTAGGACTCTCTCTCGCGCTGTTCAAAGCTGCACAGCTGAATCGGAGCGCCCTTTTCTCGAATCGCTTCCGCGATTTCACGGCTGTCGACCTTGAGACTACGGACAAGAACGTCGCACGCGCGGAGATCGTCGAAGTGGCCGCCGTCCGAGTGCGCAATGGCAGGATCGTGGCCGAGTTTCATTCTCTCGTCAAACCTCGTGTTCCAATCGGGAGAGGCGCGAGCAGAACGCATAAGCTCTTCGAGGCCGACGTGGCGGACGCGCCATACTTCGAGCAAATCTGGGAAGATTTCAGAGAGTTCTGTGGACGAGACATAATCGTTGCACATAACGGCTATGAGTTCGATTTTCCGATACTCAAACGGATGTCAGAGGCGCTCGCAGGCGCTCCCCTTTGCACATACGATACTCTCGTCCTCGCCCGCGAGCTCCACGCAAGCAGTGCCAGGCTTCCCGACCTTGCCCGGCTCTACGGTATTGACACCGGCGGGTCGCACCGCGCTCTTGCCGACACGCGGTGTCTCGCGCACGTGTTCCTTGCCCTCGGCGAGACGAAGGTGGCACGCGCTCGGAAGACGGCGCTCGACACTCTGCTCGACTACCTGGGTGTCGCGCTCGCACTCTGCGAGGAAGACTCCCTCTGTGCGGAGGCGGTCCGGCTGAAGACGCTCACGCGTCTCTTTCCGTTCGGACGGTATAGCAAGTGTCTGGAGTTTTACGGGAAGGAAAGGGATAACGCGGACGATCACTCGATTCCAACCCTGGACGATTTGATAGCGCGCCTTGGGGGCGAGCGGCTCATGGACCAGGTTCGCGCCGATAAGACAGCCGGGGAACGGTACCCGGCTGCAATGCTTCGAATCGGCCCATTGCTCGATTTGGTCGAGGGAAAGCCACTTGCGGAGCAGATCGGCTGCTTTCTGGAACGGGTGACTTTGTCGAAAACGGACGGATACGAGCCGGAAAGGACGAGGGTTAACCTACTGACATTGCACTCGACTAAAGGACTGGAGTTCTCACGAGTTTACATAGTGGGCGCTGAAGACACACAGCTCCTGCGAAAAAGAGATCCGACGAAGCGTGACATCGAGGAGGCTCGGCGACTTCTGTATGTCGGCATGACCCGAACGAAAGACCGGCTCGTTCTCACGCGCGTGGACGAGCGCAGCGGACAACCAACCGGCGGCCACCGCTTTCTGGATGAGATGGAGCTGGCGCCGTGCCCCCCACCACTCGCATGA
- a CDS encoding heavy metal-binding domain-containing protein, producing the protein MIIVTTPTLEGSRVRQYLGLVTGEAILGANIFKDFFAGIRDIVGGRSAAYEKELRSARDIAIREMQDAAEAMGGNAVVGVDIDYENISMGQGGGMLMVSASGTAVLIE; encoded by the coding sequence ATGATCATTGTCACAACACCCACGCTCGAAGGCAGCCGAGTCAGACAGTACCTCGGGTTGGTTACCGGCGAGGCGATACTCGGAGCGAACATCTTCAAGGATTTCTTCGCGGGAATACGCGACATCGTCGGCGGCCGCTCGGCAGCCTACGAAAAGGAGCTGCGCTCAGCCCGGGATATCGCCATCCGGGAAATGCAGGACGCAGCCGAGGCGATGGGCGGCAACGCTGTCGTTGGGGTCGACATCGATTATGAGAACATCAGCATGGGACAGGGCGGCGGCATGCTCATGGTGAGCGCGTCGGGAACTGCGGTACTCATCGAGTAG
- a CDS encoding alpha/beta hydrolase → MARETESSFEGAGGIKLHAQCWAPEGNPRAVVALVHGISEHCRRYQTLADHLTRAGFAVCSFDHRGHGKSPGKRGHINDWSEYREDVREFLEHVRKTVPSRRLFLYGHSLGALIVAEYNLHHWHGIAGLIVSGIPLRPTGAAKPHMVFMAKMLSRIWPTLTLPLDVDGSKLSRDAAIAHAYETDPMVHHKASTQWGAEALRAIDRVRERAADIRLPILILHGECDLVNDVEGSKELFEKVSSADKEIVIYPGGAHEPHNDLDREKVARDVEDWMSRHLHASKPVASSESAR, encoded by the coding sequence ATGGCGCGAGAGACCGAGTCGAGCTTCGAGGGGGCAGGCGGAATCAAGCTTCACGCCCAGTGCTGGGCGCCGGAGGGTAACCCCCGGGCCGTTGTCGCGCTCGTGCATGGGATAAGTGAGCACTGCAGGCGATACCAGACTCTGGCTGATCACCTCACCAGGGCCGGCTTTGCGGTTTGCAGCTTCGACCATCGGGGTCACGGGAAATCACCCGGTAAGCGCGGCCACATCAACGACTGGTCGGAGTACCGCGAGGACGTTCGGGAGTTTCTCGAGCACGTGCGGAAGACCGTTCCCAGCCGTCGCCTCTTTCTTTACGGTCACAGCCTCGGCGCTCTTATCGTCGCCGAGTACAATCTTCATCACTGGCACGGGATAGCGGGTTTGATCGTGAGCGGGATCCCGCTCCGACCGACGGGCGCAGCGAAGCCGCACATGGTCTTCATGGCCAAGATGCTCTCGCGCATCTGGCCGACTCTCACGCTGCCGCTCGACGTTGACGGCTCGAAGCTCTCGCGCGATGCCGCAATTGCCCACGCGTATGAGACTGACCCCATGGTCCACCACAAGGCGAGCACTCAGTGGGGAGCGGAAGCTCTTCGCGCAATCGATCGTGTGCGCGAGCGAGCCGCCGACATTCGTCTACCGATTCTGATTCTTCACGGCGAATGCGACCTGGTCAACGACGTTGAAGGGAGCAAGGAGCTGTTCGAGAAAGTGTCGAGCGCGGACAAGGAGATCGTGATTTACCCGGGGGGGGCGCACGAGCCGCACAACGATCTCGACCGTGAAAAAGTCGCGCGCGACGTGGAGGACTGGATGTCGCGGCATTTGCACGCGAGCAAGCCGGTCGCATCATCCGAAAGTGCGCGTTGA
- a CDS encoding peptidoglycan-binding protein, with product MQIRTKFLPGAAWSLALSLFAASGLAAQARVLLPEGSVIIVRTATALQSNNLQVGQSFSTVVVDTVSADEYTVIPAGSRIRGVISFVQPATRQQSGVIEVAFDRLTLPDGTTYPIDGRLTSTDATERRQIDADPNARVVLVGGRGGIGGAIMGAGSENSPASGILSALGSILSSGQNVNVPAGTRLAVQLDQPVTLRARGGRRIADAYTVFTAEDRIRAAQQALAQQNYYRGTVNGQLDDATRRALFEYQVDKGLTATGNLDWRTARSLGLTTGGAVGAGSVGSSFGAVLTVESATTLRRNAQNLVGRQRLDLSVSGTATVNARRAYTAGDVDLWFALSAFADNASLYEQLVRGGGNADAAAVAGRSLITAARRVDDAMQQARPSSTVQSSWAIIRRQLSTIEPSYANSF from the coding sequence ATGCAAATCCGAACGAAATTCCTGCCCGGCGCAGCGTGGAGCCTGGCCCTGTCGCTGTTCGCTGCGTCAGGCCTTGCTGCACAGGCGCGCGTGCTGCTGCCCGAAGGCAGCGTAATTATCGTACGCACCGCAACAGCGCTTCAATCGAACAACCTCCAGGTCGGACAGAGTTTCTCTACAGTGGTCGTCGACACTGTCAGTGCCGACGAATACACGGTCATTCCGGCCGGCAGCCGCATCCGCGGCGTTATTTCCTTCGTCCAGCCCGCAACCCGGCAGCAATCGGGCGTCATCGAAGTGGCTTTCGACCGTCTGACCCTGCCTGACGGCACGACCTATCCGATCGACGGCAGGCTTACGAGCACAGACGCAACCGAGCGACGTCAGATCGACGCCGATCCTAATGCACGCGTGGTGCTCGTTGGCGGACGCGGCGGCATCGGAGGAGCGATCATGGGAGCGGGGTCCGAGAACAGTCCCGCGTCCGGCATCCTTTCGGCCCTCGGCAGCATCCTGTCATCGGGGCAAAACGTCAATGTTCCCGCGGGAACCCGCCTCGCTGTTCAGCTCGACCAGCCGGTAACGTTGAGAGCGCGCGGTGGCAGACGAATCGCCGACGCCTACACGGTGTTCACGGCGGAGGACAGAATTCGCGCGGCACAGCAGGCGCTTGCGCAGCAGAATTACTACCGCGGTACCGTTAATGGTCAGCTCGACGACGCGACTCGTCGCGCTCTGTTCGAGTATCAGGTCGACAAGGGCCTGACCGCGACGGGTAATCTCGACTGGCGCACCGCTCGCTCGCTCGGCCTGACAACCGGTGGCGCGGTGGGCGCCGGATCCGTCGGCTCCTCGTTCGGCGCTGTGCTTACCGTAGAGTCGGCAACGACACTGCGCCGCAATGCGCAGAACCTCGTCGGCCGCCAGCGGCTGGATCTTTCGGTCTCCGGTACCGCCACGGTGAATGCGCGGCGTGCGTACACAGCCGGCGACGTCGATCTGTGGTTTGCACTCTCGGCGTTCGCGGATAACGCGTCGCTGTATGAGCAGCTCGTTCGCGGTGGTGGCAACGCCGACGCGGCAGCAGTTGCCGGTCGCTCGCTTATCACTGCGGCACGCCGGGTTGATGATGCGATGCAGCAGGCTCGCCCGTCGTCGACTGTTCAGAGCTCGTGGGCCATAATTCGCCGGCAGCTGTCGACGATCGAACCCAGCTACGCGAACAGTTTCTAA
- a CDS encoding alpha/beta family hydrolase: MSGTGAASSSVEWTLPVGQATTTAIFESADTGLDAPVFVCAHGAGGNLADKSIVALTRALRSRGLSTVRFNFLYREKKSGRPDPMPRLEECFSAVVAHARAELNPRTLIIGGRSMGGRAASMMAAKGFNCDGLLLLAYPLHPPGQPEKLRDAHLGSIDVPVLCFSGTRDPFCTRALMETALKSVRTRWDMQWIEGADHSFHVLKSSGKTDAKVLEEVADHTQRWLASLKQ, encoded by the coding sequence ATGAGCGGCACCGGAGCTGCGTCGTCGTCAGTCGAGTGGACTCTACCCGTCGGGCAGGCGACGACTACAGCAATATTCGAGAGTGCCGACACCGGACTGGATGCGCCGGTATTCGTGTGCGCCCACGGCGCCGGCGGGAATCTGGCCGACAAGAGCATCGTTGCGCTCACGCGCGCGCTGCGCTCGCGCGGACTGAGCACCGTCCGATTCAACTTTCTTTACCGCGAGAAGAAATCGGGGCGTCCCGATCCCATGCCGCGCCTCGAAGAATGCTTTTCCGCGGTGGTCGCGCATGCGAGGGCGGAGTTGAATCCGCGTACACTGATTATTGGTGGACGATCGATGGGCGGCCGCGCGGCATCGATGATGGCGGCGAAGGGATTCAACTGCGACGGTCTGCTGCTCCTCGCGTACCCTCTGCATCCGCCGGGTCAGCCGGAGAAGCTGCGCGACGCTCACCTTGGCTCGATCGACGTGCCGGTGCTTTGCTTCAGCGGCACCCGCGACCCATTCTGCACGCGTGCATTGATGGAGACCGCGCTCAAGTCCGTGAGGACGCGCTGGGATATGCAGTGGATCGAAGGCGCGGATCACAGCTTCCACGTCCTCAAATCTTCTGGAAAGACCGACGCGAAGGTTCTGGAGGAAGTCGCGGATCACACGCAGCGGTGGCTCGCCTCGCTGAAGCAGTGA
- a CDS encoding BlaI/MecI/CopY family transcriptional regulator: MKIKSATPAPADALSRRERQVMDILHQRHGATVAEIMGDLPDPPTYSAVRSVLRILGEKGLIRHKEDGPRYVYYPAESTERARDDVLAHVVKTYFGDSPEQAVTALLRMSDVDLDDAEVDRLRKTIRRARQSGR, encoded by the coding sequence ATGAAAATCAAATCAGCTACGCCCGCCCCGGCCGATGCCCTGAGCCGCCGCGAGCGGCAGGTCATGGACATCCTTCACCAGCGCCACGGCGCGACGGTCGCCGAGATCATGGGCGATCTTCCCGACCCGCCCACGTACTCAGCTGTGCGATCAGTGCTCCGTATTCTTGGCGAAAAAGGTCTGATCCGCCATAAGGAAGATGGCCCCCGCTACGTGTACTATCCGGCGGAGTCGACCGAGCGGGCCCGAGATGACGTGCTGGCTCACGTCGTGAAGACTTATTTTGGCGATTCGCCCGAGCAGGCGGTGACCGCTCTGCTCAGGATGTCGGACGTCGATCTTGACGACGCCGAAGTGGACCGTCTCCGCAAGACGATTCGCCGCGCTCGCCAGAGCGGGAGATAG
- a CDS encoding type II toxin-antitoxin system VapC family toxin, with protein sequence MIAYLDSSVILRVILGQPGRIPEWRRITTGVASSLIEVECLRTIERLRLTGELTVEETAIRREAVYRVIERLDVVELTGAVLHRASQPMSAPLGTLDALHLATADLWRETQGKALVFATHDRALALGARGNGFRVLGV encoded by the coding sequence ATGATCGCTTATCTGGATTCGTCGGTCATCCTGCGAGTCATTCTGGGACAGCCGGGGCGAATTCCGGAATGGAGACGCATCACCACAGGAGTCGCGAGCAGTCTCATCGAGGTCGAATGCCTTCGAACTATCGAACGCCTGCGTCTGACGGGAGAGCTGACTGTCGAGGAGACCGCCATCCGTCGCGAGGCTGTCTACCGAGTCATCGAACGACTCGATGTCGTGGAGCTGACAGGCGCTGTTCTCCATCGCGCTTCGCAGCCGATGTCGGCGCCGCTGGGAACACTTGACGCTTTGCACCTTGCGACCGCCGACCTGTGGCGCGAGACGCAGGGAAAAGCCCTCGTATTTGCTACGCACGATCGCGCACTCGCTCTCGGCGCGCGAGGCAACGGATTCAGAGTTCTCGGAGTGTAA
- a CDS encoding type II toxin-antitoxin system prevent-host-death family antitoxin, with translation MTDVRIAQLKARLSEYLRAVRKGHEVAVYDRNQPIARLVPFSRTGPLLVREPVRRYATLGEIPLPPPVRLDTDPVELLLQDRRSGR, from the coding sequence ATGACGGACGTTCGCATTGCACAGCTCAAAGCGCGGCTCAGCGAGTATCTGCGGGCCGTGCGAAAGGGGCACGAAGTGGCGGTTTACGACCGGAATCAGCCCATCGCGCGGCTTGTCCCATTTTCGCGAACAGGTCCGCTCCTCGTTCGCGAGCCGGTGAGGCGTTACGCGACGCTTGGAGAGATTCCGTTGCCGCCACCGGTCAGACTCGATACTGACCCAGTCGAGCTTCTCCTCCAAGACCGCCGAAGTGGACGATGA